In Setaria viridis chromosome 5, Setaria_viridis_v4.0, whole genome shotgun sequence, the genomic stretch TTGAGAGGGCTGTAGCTGTACGTGTTTCGTTCGAGGTCTGTGCATTTTGTTTTGCAGAAGAAGGATGACAGTGTGAACCCACAAAAGGCCTAAAATCATCCTCGAATGCGTGCGTATGGTTGTGTATCTCTTTCTTGaaactccgaggccgagctccaACGAGCGTGTAGTTCTTCTTAAGATATTGCTTTGTAAATGTGTATGCACAAGCACAGTGCGATTGGAAGAACGAGGGAGAATCTTTTTAACACGTGAATAACCCATAGCCAGTAGCCATATGCACCCACCAAGCAACAAGACATTTACACTTCACGCCACATCATAAAAAGCAAGCAAAGCTTGAGCCTTCCAAACTGCAGAGGGTGCGTCCTCTGCGACTGCGATAAGGAGATCAACGCGGCACGAAAGGACATGCTATCTCGACAGTATACACAATTTTTATGGTTCACGTCAAGCCCGCGCAAGAACATCGAGCGCAACCTTCTCCAGTTCTCCACGACGCTGCCAGCTCTGCCATGGGACACACGGGCCACTTTATTAGACACCTCAGAAACGCTGGCCTTTCTGTCTTTCTTGACCAGTGCTGAACAGTCGATAAACTAACTTTTGTACCAACCATCGCCACCCCTCGCCAACTCGTATCTATAAAACCGGTTAACAACCGGACCAGCTCACTCCAGTACTCCACCCCTCGCCATCACACGCACAACTCCCACGGAACCGCAAAGCTCCATCGTCCATCAATCCATGGATCACGGCAcggacggggcggcggcgccggcagtgTGGCGCGGCTCGGTGCGCGCCGTGGCGTCGGGGCCTTCGCCCGACGCGGCGTGGGCGCTGCTCCGCGACTTCTTCTCGCTGGACCGGTGGGTGTCCACCGTGCGGACGTGCCGGCGCGTGGAGGGGCTGCCCGGGTGCGTGCGCTACTGCGAGGGCCCCGTGAacatggccgcggccgcggcggcgccggcgggggagggggaggccgccgccgtggggtGGTCCAAGGAGCGGCTGCTGGAGGCGGACAACGCCGGGCGGTGGTACAGCTACGAGGTGGTGGAGAGCAACAAGGGGATCGGTAGGTACCGCGCCACCCTGCGGGTGGAGCACGACCCGGCCGGGTGCGCCGTCGCGTGGTCGTTCGA encodes the following:
- the LOC117857257 gene encoding lachrymatory-factor synthase, which encodes MDHGTDGAAAPAVWRGSVRAVASGPSPDAAWALLRDFFSLDRWVSTVRTCRRVEGLPGCVRYCEGPVNMAAAAAAPAGEGEAAAVGWSKERLLEADNAGRWYSYEVVESNKGIGRYRATLRVEHDPAGCAVAWSFEADPVEGWTQEGFLGFLDKLARGVARRLEEEINVVEGDGV